In bacterium, the DNA window TCCACGAACATCAGGAAGTCCCACGGCTTGTTGGTCGCGAGCCACCGCGCGACGGCGAAGCGGTTGGCGGTCATCTTCCACACCTGCTCGAGGAGGTAGTCTTTGTCGCCGGTGCGGAAGTCGCCGACGTCGATGATGTACTCGCCGAACTCTTTTATTATTTCGCCCTTGAGCGAAGCGGGGTAGGTGAACTCGCTGTCGGCGTCGGGCGTGAGGAAGCAGGAGATGAGGTGGCCGTTGACCGGTTTGGGCGGGTAGGACGGCGGCACGCCGACGACGATGACCTGCTTGCCGGCGCGGCCCAGGATATCCCACGCCGCGTCGACGCGGACCGCCTGCGAGTTGGCGAAGAACAGGCCGTCGTAGGAGTGGTCGCGGCGGTTGCGGAAGCCGTAGAAGCCGAGCTGGCCCGGGTCCCGCGACGTCATCATGCACATCCACGCCGGGACCGTGATGGCGGGGATGGTGGACTCCAGCGGCCCCCAGGTGCCGCGCTCCACTATCGATTTGATGTTCGGCAGCTCGTCCAGCCATTTGTCGAAGACGAGGACCGGGTCGGCGCAGTCGAGGCCTATGATAGCGAATTTAGGGGGCATCGTTTACCTCGGGTGTTCTTCCGTTATCGTAAGTTTTCGGTGACGATTTTTATACAGGCTTTAGCCGTTTTCACAGCTTTCAAAACGTCTTTTCGAGAAGGGAATTCCGCTTTCGGTAAGCCGTTGACGGTATCCGGGTAACGTAGGGGAACGTAATATTTCGACAGCTTTTTCAGTTCCGCTGCTATGGCCGCGAATTCCCCCGCGCCGGCGAGCCGGGTCAACTCCACATAAGTTATGGGTTTTTGGGATGGCCTTGCCTTTCGCTAAGATAAACGCTTTTAACGCTTTTTCGGCCGCTTGCTGAGCGTCAATACAGGCGTTTACGTAATATTTTAGACTAATCAGGCCTTGAGCCGCGCCGAGGTCCCTTCGCGCGAATTCGAGCCACGCTTTTTCTTCATCTTCCATAAATAACGCGCCCCTTTGCGAGAACTTCCTCCCGGAAGAACCGCCTTTTCTCGCACAACGCCGCGAACTCCACGGGCGTATAGACAAAAAAATCTATGCCAACGTGGGGGTCAGTTAGCGTTATAACGTCGTCCAGCCGGTCGAAGAACTTTTTGCGCGTTTTTTTTATAACCACCAAATCAATATCCGACCACTCGCCGATTTCGCCGGTGGCGAGCGAGCCGAAGATGATTACCTTCTCCGCGCCGTACTCGTCTATGAGAAGCGGGAGGACGCGGGCGAGCTCCGCCTCCAGCGCGGCCTTCCGTTTTTTGTGTGCGGCGGTAATCATAGGTAAACGCGCCTTCAAGATTTGACGATTGCGATTATAGTTTCGGTGATTTCTTGCGCCCGGGCGAGCGCATTTCGCGCTTCGTTCTCGTCCGAAAACCACGATGGCTCGTCGCCCCCGATCAAGTCCGGGTAACGCGTAGGGATATAATACTTATTTAATACGTCGATAGCGTCGCGGTATGACGCGAGCGCGGCCTCTTCCAATAGTACGAAAAGTTCGGGAAGGTTGTGGGTTTTAGGTACGGTTTTACCGCGATACAAAAGAAGG includes these proteins:
- a CDS encoding HEPN domain-containing protein, which codes for MTPEWQPWFEFAERELRACQKLLEGELYANACFHPQQAVEKALKGLLLYRGKTVPKTHNLPELFVLLEEAALASYRDAIDVLNKYYIPTRYPDLIGGDEPSWFSDENEARNALARAQEITETIIAIVKS
- a CDS encoding HEPN domain-containing protein: MEDEEKAWLEFARRDLGAAQGLISLKYYVNACIDAQQAAEKALKAFILAKGKAIPKTHNLCGVDPARRRGGIRGHSSGTEKAVEILRSPTLPGYRQRLTESGIPFSKRRFESCENG
- a CDS encoding nucleotidyltransferase domain-containing protein; its protein translation is MITAAHKKRKAALEAELARVLPLLIDEYGAEKVIIFGSLATGEIGEWSDIDLVVIKKTRKKFFDRLDDVITLTDPHVGIDFFVYTPVEFAALCEKRRFFREEVLAKGRVIYGR